The Pyrenophora tritici-repentis strain M4 chromosome 3, whole genome shotgun sequence genome has a window encoding:
- a CDS encoding Gst, Glutathione S-transferase, producing the protein MASSNPILFFDIASGPPVRCYAPNPWKTRYALNIKALSYKTKWIELPDVKSTRLAHAVAPVRKLPNDEDFYTLPIIHDSSTDTYIGDSFDIAVYLDEKYPDSGLQLFPKDSIGVHRVFNAHVDALFTRYVVLCCDGMLFNPETAEVSKAEFVRRAGVESWDQLCVEGEARAKILEAFKADLEDFAKLYRFEGPFLEGEKMTYADVIVGAWLQLVRATAQEWGQMCEWQDGRWKKLHEALEQWSEQR; encoded by the exons ATGGCGTCCTCCAACCCCATCCTCTTTTTTGATATCGCCTCTGGTCCCCCAGTCCGGTGTTACGCTCCCAACCCCTGGAAAACACG CTACGCACTCAACATCAAAGCCCTGTCGTACAAAACTAAATGGATCGAACTACCAGACGTAAAATCCACACGCTTAGCACATGCAGTAGCCCCCGTGCGCAAACTCCCAAACGACGAGGATTTCTACACGCTCCCCATCATCCACGACTCCTCCACTGATACCTACATCGGCGACTCATTCGACATTGCTGTGTACCTCGATGAAAAGTATCCAGATAGCGGACTTCAGCTCTTCCCAAAAGACAGTATCGGTGTCCATCGCGTGTTCAATGCGCACGTCGATGCGCTGTTCACACGTTACGTAGTCCTTTGTTGCGACGGGATGCTGTTCAATCCCGAGACAGCAGAAGTTAGTAAAGCGGAATTTGTGAGGAGGGCGGGGGTGGAAAGCTGGGATCAGCTTTGTGTTGAAGGAGAGGCGAGGGCGAAGATATTGGAGGCGTTCAAGGCGGATCTGGAGGACTTTGCAAAGTTGTATCGGTTTGAGGGGCCGTTTTTAGAGGGAGAGAAGATGACTTATGCAGATGTTATTGTGGGAGCCTGGTTGCAGCTCGTGAGGGCAACGGCGCAGGAGTGGGGGCAGATGTGTGAGTGGCAGGATGGGAGGTGGAAGAAACTTCATGAGGCACTGGAGCAGTGGAGTGAGCAGAGATAA
- a CDS encoding PEX10, RING-finger-containing E3 ubiquitin ligase → MSDNNSPPQPSPPSFTWLLNHAQSPGSNHPAPTVSYSTGFFENILNPAGLDHGRYSPFANPFPPPEMPPTTRSRPQPGRLSNGYVNLCDDSPPQRRKRESPTPGPSAKRHKREDGTAKDAKQNEEKREQVESIDLTEANTTVQEVLQKQRQDAVKAQAKPEETVTTFNTFNCVICMDNPTDLTATACGHLFCHTCLMEALIAGENRTGPHETKRSQCPVCRKAISRTKATDVIPLMLMKGLATQPRKKKATAPVVEIAAKVS, encoded by the exons ATGAGCGACAACAATTCACCGCCACAACCATCTCCACCATCCTTTACCTGGCTCCTCAATCACGCCCAGTCCCCCGGAAGTAACCATCCCGCGCCCACCGTATCGTATAGTACTGGCTTCTTTGAGAACATTCTCAACCCGGCAGGTCTCGATCACGGCAGATATTCGCCCTTTGCCAACCCATTCCCGCCGCCAGAGATGCCGCCTACAACGCGTTCACGCCCACAGCCTGGGAGACTATCCAACGGATACGTAAATCTCTGCGACGATTCGCCGCCCCAGAGACGGAAAAGGGAGTCGCCTACACCAGGTCCATCCGCCAAGCGACACAAGCGGGAAGATGGCACGGCTAAAGACGCCAAGCAGAACGAGGAGAAGCGTGAACAGGTGGAATCGATTGACCTGACCGAAGCCAACACAACAGTGCAGGAGGTCCTACAGAAACAGCGTCAAGATGCTGTCAAGGCACAAGCAAAGCCAGAAGAGACGGTCACCACCTTCAACACGTTCAACTGCGTCATTTGCATGGACAACCCTACCGACCTGACCGCGACTGCCTGTG GCCATCTCTTCTGCCACACCTGCCTCATGGAAGCTCTTATCGCGGGCGAGAACCGCACTGGACCCCACGAAACCAAGCGCTCGCAATGTCCCGTCTGCCGAAAGGCCATTAGCCGCACCAAAGCCACCGACGTGATACCCCTAATGTTGATGAAGGGTCTTGCAACACAACCCAGGAAGAAAAAGGCTACTGCGCCTGTCGTAGAAATTGCAGCGAAGGTATCGTGA
- a CDS encoding FabG, Dehydrogenase with different specificities (related to short-chain alcohol dehydrogenase) has translation MADLDPSTLFGVKGLVAVITGGGTGIGLMIAQALEANGAVVYILGRRQEVLEKAAKTAKHGNIHYFKADVTSKSDLLAAVDHIASKSGYVNLVVANSGITGPTLRTLDKNASLTEFRDHLWNWDMEEFNQTFALNTTAAFFTVVAFLELLDKGNKAGNLQQKSQVICIASAGAFNRVPMAGYAYAGSKSAAVHIMKQLATNLVPYDIRSNVIAPGLFPSEMTEGILKQETWPRDFIPEQRAGNIKDMAGAILFLTSRAGSYINGNVLLTDGGRLSLLPATY, from the exons ATGGCGGACCTCGATCCAAGCACTTTGTTTGGTGTTAAAGGTTTAGTGGCAGTGATTACTGGTGGAGGAACAG GCATCGGTTTGATGATTGCTCAAGCACTTGAAGCTAATGGCGCGGTTGTTTACATTCTCGGGAGGCGACAAGAGGTCTTAGAGAAGGCGGCAAAGACGGCG AAACATGGCAATATCCATTATTTCAAAGCCGACGTAACATCCAAATCCGATCTCTTAGCAGCAGTAGACCATATCGCCTCCAAGTCCGGCTATGTCAACCTCGTAGTTGCAAACTCCGGCATTACCGGCCCAACACTTCGTACCCTGGACAAAAATGCATCTCTGACCGAATTCAGAGACCACTTGTGGAACTGGGACATGGAGGAGTTCAACCAGACATTTGCGCTCAACACCACTGCTGCTTTCTTCACGGTCGTTGCATTTCTTGAGCTGCTCGATAAAGGAAACAAAGCTGGCAACCTGCAGCAGAAAAGCCAAGTCATATGCATCGCCAGCGCTGGAGCCTTCAATCGTGTACCCATGGCGGGATATGCATATGCTGGTTCAAAGTCTGCGGCTGTACATATCATGAAGCAGTTGGCAACAAATCTGGTGCCCTACGACATTCGCTCAAATGTGATTGCCCCTGGCT TATTTCCAAGCGAGATGACAGAAGGTATACTGAAGCAGGAAACCTGGCCCAGAGACTTCATCCCCGAGCAAAGAGCAGGCAACATCAAGGACATGGCTGGTGCAATACTCTTCCTTACTAGCAGAGCTGGTAGTTACATCAACGGAAATGTGCTGCTTACAGATGGAGGCCGGCTCAGTCTTTTGCCAGCGACGTATTAG
- a CDS encoding PolA, DNA polymerase I, with amino-acid sequence MHLNHRTLVANAVNRWRPLATQKPFANASNWRCLATTRPARAAARKDTAKGSLAVSSEARFSPIGVQHLSSHIHAQVFPGAKTEPPPELVALSEDHLKRHDLLGKNQDQTPPVGFDMPDLQGATLDEHFYKLGMDTAEPFLSMAKTLRWANPPPRPTKWVRQSGWTKYHSDGKTEKVDVPDETMLVFDCEVMYKETPFACMACAASPTAWYAWISPWLLEESESDRHLIPLGDTSIPRIIVGHNVGYDRGRVAEEYQITQSKNCFIDTMSLHVASNGMCSRQRPSWMKNRKTREQQEMAVDDDQNASIGLDMSAAEEELWMGRSAINSLRDVAKFHCNINLDKAQREYFGELDRAGVREKLDELLDYCAKDVEITHQVYQKVFPLFLETCPHPVSFAALRFLASVILPINETWDVYLKNAEGTYRHLDDAVRARLVALTEKALEVKEQPEVYNNDPWLSQLDWSGQEIKMVKGKKKDDPPRPAARQKKPGMPKWYKDLFAKSDGPMTLTVRTRITPILLKLAWDGHPLVWSDKHGWTYKVPMDEVFAYNDKGMKQLDMSEEENLKLRDDTENAYFKIPHKDGPLARCANPLAKGYLQYFEKGKLGSEYTYAKEALEMNASCSYWISARDRIMSQMVVYDKDVPKKSKVSKAPKLTSASTAPKGKKVGFILPQIIPMGTITRRSVENTWLTASNAKKNRVGSELKSMVRAPKGYCFVGADVDSQELWIASLIGDATFQLHGGNAVGFMTLEGTKAAGTDLHSRTAAILGISRNDAKVFNYGRIYGAGLKFASTLLRQFNPSLTDAQTTKTAEDLYKNTKGMKTNRKQLHERSFWRGGTESFVFNKLEDFAEQERPRTPVLGAAITEALQRRYLSKGGFMTSRINWAIQSSGVDYLHLLIVSMDYLTRRFNLDCRLSITVHDEIRYLVKEEDKYKAAMALQIANVWTRAMFSQQMGINELPQSCAYFSAVDIDHVLRKEVDMDCITPSNKDAIPHGESLDIMALLDKGRAARLDPKIKPKSSPSPDTYTAAYRPRIPIMTTLSGSDITSPTALAYLKAQITSDDQELARILKPLRAPPKPKTKAAQEKEAREDKQRETDHALQHYKAMEWDQSSRSQITRSEDMWQDLYARSGKDGGRAQYWQTGIPHRLSVTPKAARV; translated from the exons ATGCACCTAAACCATCGCACTCTGGTCGCAAACGCTGTTAACCGATGGCGACCGTTAGCGACGCAAAAGCCTTTCGCGAACGCCTCAAACTGGAGATGCCTCGCTACAACTCGCCCGGCAAGGGCCGCTGCCCGTAAAGATACAGCCAAAGGAAGCTTGGCTG TCTCCTCAGAAGCCCGGTTTAGTCCCATTGGTGTTCAGCATCTTTCTTCGCACATTCACGCCCAAGTCTTTCCCGGCGCAAAAACCGAACCACCACCCGAACTGGTCGCTCTTTCCGAGGACCACCTCAAACGCCATGATTTACTCGGCAAGAACCAGGACCAGACCCCTCCCGTGGGGTTTGACATGCCCGACCTGCAAGGCGCCACCCTAGACGAGCATTTCTACAAACTCGGCATGGACACGGCCGAGCCTTTCCTAAGCATGGCGAAGACGCTGAGATGGGCCAATCCTCCCCCAAGACCGACCAAGTGGGTGCGACAGAGCGGGTGGACCAAGTACCACAGCGACGGAAAAACCGAAAAAGTTGACGTGCCGGACGAGACAATGCTGGTCTTTGATTGCGAAGTCATGTACAAGGAGACGCCATTTGCTTGCATGGCATGTGCAGCCAGTCCGACTGCATGGTATGCCTGGATATCGCCCTGGTTGTTGGAGGAATCCGAGTCGGATCGCCACTTGATTCCACTCGGAGATACATCCATACCCCGTATCATTGTCGGGCACAATGTAGGCTACGATAGAGGGCGAGTAGCAGAAGAATACCAGATTACGCAATCAAAGAACTGCTTCATCGATACCATGTCCCTACATGTCGCTTCCAACGGCATGTGCTCGCGCCAACGCCCTTCATGGATGAAGAACAGGAAGACTCGGGAACAACAGGAAATGGCGGTTGACGACGACCAGAATGCAAGTATAGGATTGGACATGAGCGCCGCAGAGGAGGAGCTGTGGATGGGAAGAAGCGCCATCAACTCACTACGAGATGTAGCAAAGTTCCATTGCAACATTAACCTTGACAAGGCCCAGAGAGAGTATTTTGGTGAACTTGACCGTGCAGGTGTGCGGGAGAAGCTGGACGAGCTGCTGGACTACTGCGCCAAGGACGTCGAGATTACACATCAGGTCTACCAAAAGGTCTTTCCACTGTTTCTTGAAACATGTCCACATCCTGTCAGCTTTGCTGCTCTGCGTTTCTTGGCTTCCGTAATTCTGCCAATCAATGAGACTTGGGACGTCTACCTCAAGAATGCTGAAGGGACATACCGCCACCTGGACGACGCTGTACGCGCACGGCTAGTTGCTCTTACCGAAAAGGCGCTCGAGGTCAAGGAACAGCCCGAAGTGTACAACAACGATCCGTGGCTAAGCCAGCTCGATTGGTCAGGGCAAGAGATCAAAATGGTTaaagggaagaagaaggacgACCCGCCTAGGCCAGCTGCCCGACAGAAGAAGCCAGGAATGCCCAAGTGGTACAAAGATCTGTTTGCCAAGAGTGACGGCCCCATGACTCTAACTGTACGAACACGAATTACGCCCATTTTGTTGAAACTGGCTTGGGATGGCCATCCactggtctggtctgacaAGCACGGGTGGACGTATAAGGTGCCCATGGACGAAGTATTTGCCTACAACGACAAGGGCATGAAACAACTGGACATGTCAGAGGAGGAGAATCTGAAGCTGCGAGATGATACTGAGAACGCATACTTCAAGATTCCACACAAAGATGGGCCTCTCGCTAGGTGTGCAAATCCGCTGGCCAAAGGCTACTTGCAATACTTTGAGAAGGGGAAGCTAGGGTCCGAGTATACCTACGCCAAGGAAGCGCTGGAGATGAATGCGTCTTGTTCATACTGGATCAGTGCAAGAGACAGGATCATGTCCCAAATGGTTGTGTACGACAAGGACGTACCGAAAAAATCAAAAGTGTCAAAGGCACCGAAGCTCACATCAGCCTCGACTGCTCCTAAGGGGAAGAAGGTCGGCTTCATCTTACCACAGATCATTCCAATGGGAACCATTACCCGACGATCAGTCGAGAACACTTGGCTGACGGCTAGCAATGCCAAGAAGAATCGCGTGGGCTCTGAATTAAAGTCCATGGTGCGCGCTCCGAAAGGGTACTGCTTTGTCGGCGCAGATGTCGACTCTCAAGAATTGTGGATTGCTAGTTTGATCGGCGACGCCACATTCCAGCTTCACGGTGGTAATGCTGTGGGCTTCATGACGCTCGAGGGCACCAAGGCGGCAGGAACCGACTTGCATTCCCGGACAGCTGCCATCCTGGGCATTTCCAGAAATGATGCCAAAGTCTTCAACTATGGCCGTATCTACGGTGCGGGTCTGAAGTTTGCGTCGACACTCCTGCGACAATTCAACCCTTCATTGACAGACGCGCAAACGACCAAGACTGCAGAGGACTTGTACAAGAACACAAAGGGTATGAAGACTAACCGCAAGCAATTGCATGAGCGATCCTTCTGGCGAGGTGGTACAGAGTCATTCGTCTTCAACAAGCTCGAAGATTTCGCCGAACAAGAGCGACCGCGAACACCGGTGTTAGGCGCCGCCATCACTGAAGCCTTGCAGCGACGTTATCTTAGCAAGGGTGGCTTCATGACCTCGCGCATCAACTGGGCCATTCAATCTTCGGGCGTCGACTATCTCCACCTTCTCATCGTCTCCATGGACTACCTCACTCGCCGATTCAATCTTGATTGCCGCCTTTCCATCACCGTACACGACGAAATCCGATACCTAGtcaaagaagaagacaaaTACAAAGCAGCCATGGCTCTCCAAATCGCAAACGTCTGGACGCGAGCCATGTTCTCCCAACAAATGGGTATCAACGAGCTGCCCCAATCCTGCGCCTACTTCTCCGCCGTCGACATCGACCACGTCCTGCGCAAGGAAGTAGACATGGACTGTATTACTCCCAGCAACAAAGACGCCATACCTCACGGAGAAAGCCTAGACATTATGGCCCTCCTCGACAAAGGCCGTGCCGCCCGCCTCGACCCAAAAATCAAACCCAAATCATCCCCATCTCCCGACACATACACCGCCGCATACCGACCCCGCATACCTATCATGACCACACTCTCTGGTTCCGACATCACCTCCCCCACCGCCCTCGCCTACCTCAAAGCCCAAATCACCTCTGACGATCAGGAACTCGCCCGCATCCTCAAACCGCTGCGTGCGCCACCCAAACCAAAAACCAAGGCTGCGCAGGAGAAGGAAGCCAGAGAGGACAAGCAAAGGGAGACAGATCATGCGCTGCAACATTATAAGGCGATGGAGTGGGATCAGTCGTCGAGGAGTCAGATTACTCGCTCAGAGGACATGTGGCAGGATCTTTATGCACGGAGTGGGAAGGACGGGGGCAGGGCGCAGTACTGGCAGACTGGCATTCCGCATCGGTTAAGTGTGACTCCCAAGGCTGCGAGGGTGTAG
- a CDS encoding Mdh, Malate-lactate dehydrogenase gives MPQHPKHTSQIAILGAGDVGATIAYSLIMNPAAGDILMVDPKEEVRDAQVQDLSDATFHGNTSTRIRAGTHEEAGQCDIVVIAAGAKQKKGESRTDLIGRNKAILESAISDMKTFRADTVLLIVANPVDILTFFAQKFSGLPKQQVIGSGTFLDSARLRGILASKAEVAASSIEAYVLGEHGESQFVAWSLASIGGVALEKAMPSDTKGIDKEAIEEETRNKASSIIQNKGATNYGIGGVAASICKSVLFDEKIIRPVSCWQAGLGVCLSVPVVLGRKGVVRVLDVKLNDEEKGKLEKSAKALREVIEA, from the exons ATGCCTCAACACCCCAAACACACCTCGCAGATTGCCATTCTCGGCGCTGGCGATGTTGGAGCTACCATTGCCTACTCACTTATCATGAACCCAGCAGCAGGTGATATCCTCATGGTTGATCCCAAGGAAGAAGTAAGAGACGCACAGGTGCAGGATTTGTCCGATGCCACCTTCCACGGCAACACCAGCACGCGGATCAGAGCAGGAACCCACGAAGAAGCCGGTCAATGCGATATTGTTGTCATTGCCGCCGGCGCAAAGCAGAAGAAGG GCGAAAGCAGAACCGACCTAATCGGCCGCAATAAAGCCATCCTCGAATCCGCAATATCAGACATGAAGACCTTCCGCGCAGACACCGTCCTCCTCATCGTCGCCAACCCCGTCGACATCCTCACCTTCTTCGCGCAAAAGTTTTCTGGTCTTCCCAAACAGCAAGTCATCGGCTCCGGCACCTTTCTCGATTCGGCGCGTCTCCGCGGTATCCTCGCGTCAAAAGCCGAAGTAGCTGCTAGCAGCATCGAAGCATACGTTCTCGGCGAGCACGGCGAATCACAATTCGTGGCATGGAGTCTCGCGTCGATCGGCGGTGTTGCGCTGGAGAAGGCGATGCCTAGTGACACAAAGGGGATTGATAAGGAGGCCATTGAAGAAGAGACGAGAAACAAAGCGAGTAGCATCATTCAGAACAAGGGAGCGACAAACTATGGGATCGGCGGTGTGGCGGCGAGTATCTGCAAGAGTGTGCTTTTCGATGAGAAGATCATACGGCCTGTGAGCTGTTGGCAGGCGGGTTTGGGCGTTTGCCTCAGTGTGCCGGTTGTGTTGGGGCGGAAGGGCGTGGTGAGGGTCTTGGATGTGAAACTCAATGATGAGGAGAAGGGCAAGTTGGAGAAGAGTGCAAAGGCTTTGAGGGAGGTTATTGAGGCGTAG
- a CDS encoding Retrotrans-gag domain containing protein has product MSSPGDTDMTTNDSNQLLQSLLQRLEDMSTRMERLEAPSHELPQTPGHNTDATTDPTPTSETSNTSVPITPKPRHSLPHPPTFGGNKSQWRGWKLEMEGKIEEDAQAIGSLKAQLRYVYMRLDGAAKTNVTTYYEIQVKEESPNPFKLLDRLELLYGERNRKEKAIQNLYSIRQKDDETFISFYPRFEKEMANADAESWPEHTKISYLRNALSGRIKDRLVGTSGAETSIYARFAQKCVDLSNDMELFGQWTKTTRRYGSRTAENALTYEPPAKSNNATLTAVSPEDMMEWEPTQPTTTQVNAVGLRGKTNMNGYPSRRPEDRELIGKRAKWVNQEEIDARRQERRCLRCGRNNCRIATCPLAAALRPTHVSVKTAKSTVVTKAAVEEEDPEDSEAEQ; this is encoded by the coding sequence ATGAGCTCCCCCGGGGATACTGACATGACGACGAACGATTCGAACCAGCTGTTACAGTCGCTACTACAGAGACTTGAAGACATGAGCACTAGGATGGAGAGGCTGGAAGCACCATCGCACGAGCTACCTCAAACGCCTGGTCACAATACAGACGCCACCACTGATCCAACGCCAACCTCCGAGACTTCGAACACATCTGTGCCTATAACCCCAAAGCCGCGGCACAGCTTACCCCACCCGCCTACGTTTGGTGGAAACAAATCacaatggcgaggatggaagctagagatggagggcaagatcgaagaagacgcgcaAGCTATTGGAAGCCTAAAAGCTCAGCTACGCTACGTCTACATGCGTCTTGATGGGGCAGCGAAAACCAACGTTACAACATACTACGAGATACAAGTTAAAGAAGAATCGCCAAACCCTTTCAAGCTGCTTGACCGCCTTGAACTCCTCTACGGCGAACGAAATCGGAAGGAGAAAGCCATTCAGAACCTCTACTCTATACGCCAGAAGGACGACGAGACGTTTATTTCCTTCTATCCACggtttgagaaagagatggcCAACGCTGACGCAGAAAGCTGGCCTGAGCATACGAAGATATCCTACTTACGCAACGCATTAAGTGGTAGGATAAAGGATAGGCTTGTTGGTACATCAGGAGCAGAAACAAGCATATACGCAAGGTTCGCTCAGAAGTGTGTAGATCTTAGCAACGACATGGAGTTGTTCGGCCAATGGACGAAAACAACCCGCCGTTACGGTAGCCGAACTGCTGAAAATGCACTAACCTATGAACCACCAGCAAAATCAAATAATGCCACGCTCACAGCAGTTTCCCCTGAAGACATGATGGAATGGGAACCTACGCAGCCTACAACTACCCAAGTGAACGCTGTCGGCCTCCGCGGCAAGACCAACATGAATGGATATCCATCTAGGCGTCCCGAAGACCGAGAACTTATTGGAAAACGAGCAAAATGGGTCAACCAAGAGGAAATCGATGCTCGACGCCAGGAACGACGCTGCCTCCGATGCGGCCGCAACAATTGCCGAATAGCTACATGCCCGTTAGCAGCCGCTCTACGACCAACTCACGTTAGCGTCAAGACAGCAAAGAGTACTGTGGTCACCAAGGCAGctgtagaggaggaagatcCAGAAGACTCCGAAGCAGAGCAATAG